In Corylus avellana chromosome ca8, CavTom2PMs-1.0, the genomic stretch GTGTGTGCTGGCGTATTCGGTGAGCTAGCCTCTTAAATCTTGCTGGAAGACAGTTCCTGATTGTGGCTTCTCAGCATGAACAGTGAGGTTCAAGAGAATATCGTTTCCGCCTTTACAAACCGACagtccaatatatatatatattgtggtgcTAAAGAATTGATCTTCTGTTGGAACTCTTCAAATGTCGGCTGACAGCATGTGTTTTATATCTATATCTATCCACTATGTCAACAGTCTTGCGTGGGGGAGTCCTGTCTTTCCTGGAAAATCCCAATAATTCAATTGCACAAGGACTTCAAGTGCCAGCAAATTTGGGTTTTTATAACTCTTTGTATGAAATTGTCTGGTGTCAATCTTGTATAAGTAGACAGCTGCTTATAGAAAGCCAACTACTCCCTTTTATGAAAGTATCAataagagttatatatatatattcagaatTAAACTTTTGAGTTGTGAAAACTCTGTTTTTCCTCTGGTGCGACATCAGAATTTAGTGCTGGAAATGAAAAGCTTTATAACACCTCTTCAAGCAGTGTGATACGTACATGGATGCAGGAGCTTAACGAATCTCACAGATGGAGAAACAATAGacaaaataaatagtttttagaAGTAAAGAAACAAGTTCAACGACCCACAATAGacaaaataaatagtttttagaAGTAAAGAAACAAGTTCAACGACCCCCTTGAAGGCTTGTAGTTATCGAAGGTGCTTCAGAATTGGCTGATGCTACAGGTACAGGATACATGGAAACAGGCATTTGTGTTGGAAGATTTGGTGTTGTAGATTCAAAATTAAGAACATGAATTGCTTGCCTAATGGAGGGCCTGAGACTTCGATCAGGGTGAACACACCAAAGTCCAACAATCATTAAGCACTCGACTTGTTTTTCATCAACATTATTTTGCAGCTTCCCATCCATGGCCAAAAGAAGATCTCCTCTCCCATAAAGATTCCAAACCCATTGGACCAACCCTACATCAGAATCCACATCAATAGGATGACCTGACCTTCTTCCAGTAACAATTTCTAATACAACCACCCCAAAGCTATACACGTCTGATTCTTTACTAGCTCTACCTGTGCTTATGTATTCTGGAGCCATGTATCCTAATGTTCCAGCCAACCCGGTTGTTTGGGGACCTAGCTCGTGATCCATAAGCCGAGCTAATCCAAAGTCACCAAGCTTTACAGTGAAACTAGAGTCTAGCATGACATTGCTGGATTTTATATCCCGGTGCACCACACATTGCTCCCACTCTTCATGAAGATAGAGCAATGCAGAAGCCAACCCAAGGGTTATCTTGTATCTCACTGCCCAAGGGAGAGGGCTCCTCTTGCCAAAGAGGTGAGCATCAAGGCTACCATTTGGCATAAACTCGTAAACAAGTATGAACTCACCTCTATCATGGCACCATCCTATGAGTTGCACAAGATTCCGGTGCCTCAGCCGGCTAATGATTTTCACCTCAGTGATGTATTCTTTCTTCCCCTGTTTAGACCCTCTTGAGATTTTCTTCACAGCGATTAGCGTGTCTAAATCAGTTAAATACCCTTTGTAAACCGCGCCAAACCCTCCTTGACCCAACTTCCTCTCATTTGAGAAGTTGTGAGTAGCTGAAGCAAGCTCGTTATAAGAGAACCTTCTTGGTCCCGCTCCTCTTTGTAGGTCTTCGTTTATGGATGTCAAGTTCATTGCCTCTGCTATTCCTCTTCTCTTTTGATTATGCCTGCAGAATAATATTGCAAATGCTATAATCGATCCAGCTATCAAAACACCACCAGAAACTGTGAGACCCATGATTAATCttatattttttgctttctttccacCTGTCTCTTTAATATCCAAGCTTGAGCTAAATTCCCATGACAGAAGTGTATGTCGTTCAGGATTCAAACCGTAAGCAGCTGAAAATCCAATTGTGACCCACTCAGGCAAAAACTTTGAGAGATCAATATGGTGGGAAAGACTAGAATTCTCCTGAGAATTAAAAGTCCTTTCGTAGGACCAAGCGACGCTCAAATTCTTGGTAGAAGCATTGTAGGTGATCCATACATCAGCAGTGTCTCCACTGTGGAAGCTGGCATTCCAAGAGTTGTAAGTGGCAGAAGTAATTGAGTTTCTGTTAATCCCCACGTGCTGAAACGGAGGATCCCATTCAATGTTCGAGAGAGAATCGAACTCCACCACAACAATTTGGTTATGAGATGAATGAATGGTTGTGCTGTTGAATAGGCCTAGATAGCCACCTCCTGAATTCGGTGGGATTTCAAACCCAGGAGGAGCCAAGAAAAATGCAAGCCCATCACTATAATCAGAGCGCCCAAGGGTGTCAATAATGAAAGAGAAATGAGTTGTGAAGTCAGAGAGGTTTCCAGTATTGGAGTCCCAGAGTGGAACCCTCTCCACATAGGTGGCCCAGCCAACACCGAAAAAAGAATTGACTTTGTTTAACTCAATGGCTCCAAAAGAAGGTCCAGCATCTCCATGATATAGTATGTTGGACGCGTTGGATTCAAAGCTAGATATGTTGAAAGAAACTGAATTTgcagagggaagaagaaaaagcaagaagaagatCAGTGGTAGCTTGAATAAGCTAGCTGTAGAAAATGGTGGCCATGGCTTGGGAAAGAGAGATCGACAAGGAGAAGAGAACTGCATGGGACAATTAAGTTAAAGAGCTATTGCATTGAATTAAGTAACACTCCAACTGTCCTTTCTGTTATATGTTGCTcaggtttcaatttaatttggaagagactaatatatatataatgaaggTGGGTGTGTgttgaaaagaatgaaaaaaataaacaatacaaaaataaaaaggtggaGGTCTGAGATGAGacaaaggtgaaaaaaaaaataaaaagagagaagaaaaagaatgaagGTGGGGTGTGTGCGTGCGAGGTGGGGAGtgtggagaaaaaaaaacacttaaaacacaCATAGCAAATTATATGAAGGCACTTGGAAACACCTTGCAGCATTCCATAGAGACACTTGGAAGCATGAAATGTTGTGTAAtgaatgatttataatgattcaTGCTTTTTGTACTAAATAATCGTGTgactaggggtgtcaaggcggttacggttagtggttagctaataaccgctaactataaccgcctta encodes the following:
- the LOC132189527 gene encoding L-type lectin-domain containing receptor kinase IX.1-like → MQFSSPCRSLFPKPWPPFSTASLFKLPLIFFLLFLLPSANSVSFNISSFESNASNILYHGDAGPSFGAIELNKVNSFFGVGWATYVERVPLWDSNTGNLSDFTTHFSFIIDTLGRSDYSDGLAFFLAPPGFEIPPNSGGGYLGLFNSTTIHSSHNQIVVVEFDSLSNIEWDPPFQHVGINRNSITSATYNSWNASFHSGDTADVWITYNASTKNLSVAWSYERTFNSQENSSLSHHIDLSKFLPEWVTIGFSAAYGLNPERHTLLSWEFSSSLDIKETGGKKAKNIRLIMGLTVSGGVLIAGSIIAFAILFCRHNQKRRGIAEAMNLTSINEDLQRGAGPRRFSYNELASATHNFSNERKLGQGGFGAVYKGYLTDLDTLIAVKKISRGSKQGKKEYITEVKIISRLRHRNLVQLIGWCHDRGEFILVYEFMPNGSLDAHLFGKRSPLPWAVRYKITLGLASALLYLHEEWEQCVVHRDIKSSNVMLDSSFTVKLGDFGLARLMDHELGPQTTGLAGTLGYMAPEYISTGRASKESDVYSFGVVVLEIVTGRRSGHPIDVDSDVGLVQWVWNLYGRGDLLLAMDGKLQNNVDEKQVECLMIVGLWCVHPDRSLRPSIRQAIHVLNFESTTPNLPTQMPVSMYPVPVASANSEAPSITTSLQGGR